A stretch of Primulina tabacum isolate GXHZ01 chromosome 13, ASM2559414v2, whole genome shotgun sequence DNA encodes these proteins:
- the LOC142522474 gene encoding BTB/POZ domain and ankyrin repeat-containing protein NPR1-like: MENFAEPSSSISFTSSSRLSSASITNKVYTSGGPETGSNLNTISLSKLSCNLEQLLGDFGSDYSDAYVVVEGNSVAIHRCILAGRSKFFYDLFRKDEKSKYCLTDLLPYGNVGYDAFIIFLSYLYTGKLKPSPLEVSTCVEKSCLHDACRPAIDFAVELMYASSIFQVSELVSLFQRRLLGLVGKAVVEDVVPILAVAFHCQLSQLLIQSVQRVAQSDLGTIQIEKQLPSKVAEDIISMRDSSLTELENNVAKGDSSREKNVKRIHKALDSDDIELVRRFLEESDITLDESYALHYVVAYCDPKIVSEVLSLSLADVNLRNVHGNTVLHVAARRKEPSIIMSLLNKGASVSDLTIEGQDAVSICRRLTRPKDYDMKREQGREANKDWMCIDILEREMRRNPMSGDASFFSLEMVDDLHVKLLCLEDRVSFARMFFPTEAKLAMEIAHAETSELAGLLSSRCSDGNLVEVDLNETPISQNKRILSRIDTLSRTVQLGRRYFPHCSQVLDKFMEDDLPDIVYLEKGTSDEQRMKRMRFMELKDEVHRAFSKDKAKLHRSGFCSSSSSSRYKARKH, translated from the exons ATGGAGAATTTTGCTGAACCATCATCATCCATCAGTTTTACGTCATCTTCTCGTCTATCTAGTGCGTCTATAACTAATAAAGTATATACCTCCGGTGGACCGGAGACAGGGTCGAATCTCAACACCATCAGTTTGAGTAAGTTAAGTTGTAACTTGGAGCAACTATTAGGTGATTTCGGCAGCGATTACAGCGATGCATATGTTGTGGTAGAAGGCAATAGTGTTGCCATTCACAGATGTATATTAGCTGGTAGGAGTAAGTTTTTTTATGATCTTTTCAGAAAAGATGAGAAGTCCAAGTATTGCTTGACAGATTTGTTGCCTTACGGCAATGTTGGATATGATGCTTTTATAATCTTCTTGAGCTATCTGTATACGGGTAAGCTTAAGCCCTCACCATTAGAGGTATCAACTTGTGTTGAAAAGTCATGCTTGCACGATGCCTGCAGACCTGCTATCGACTTTGCTGTGGAATTGATGTACGCGTCATCTATTTTTCAGGTTTCGGAACTTGTTTCACTGTTTCAG CGTCGACTTCTTGGCTTGGTTGGTAAGGCTGTAGTAGAAGACGTCGTCCCAATTCTTGCGGTGGCCTTCCATTGTCAATTAAGTCAACTCCTCATCCAGTCTGTCCAAAGAGTAGCTCAATCTGACCTTGGGACTATACAAATCGAGAAACAGCTCCCATCCAAAGTTGCGGAGGATATTATATCGATGCGCGATAGTTCTCTTACAGAATTGGAAAATAACGTGGCAAAAGGGGATTCTTCACGTGAGAAGAATGTTAAGAGAATACACAAGGCATTGGACTCGGATGATATTGAACTCGTCAGACGTTTTCTTGAAGAGTCAGATATAACACTAGATGAATCTTATGCTCTCCACTATGTTGTTGCTTACTGTGATCCCAAGATAGTATCAGAGGTTCTTAGCCTTAGTCTGGCTGATGTCAACCTACGGAACGTGCATGGGAATACGGTACTCCATGTTGCTGCTAGGCGAAAAGAGCCATCAATCATAATGTCCCTTCTGAACAAGGGGGCAAGTGTATCAGACTTGACGATAGAGGGACAAGATGCTGTTAGCATTTGTAGGAGATTGACACGGCCAAAGGATTACGACATGAAAAGAGAGCAAGGACGGGAAGCGAATAAAGACTGGATGTGCATAGATATTTTGGAAAGAGAAATGCGGAGGAATCCAATGTCTGGGGATGCTTCGTTCTTCTCTCTAGAAATGGTTGATGATCTGCATGTGAAATTGCTCTGCCTTGAAGACAGAG TGTCGTTTGCACGAATGTTTTTCCCGACAGAAGCTAAGCTAGCTATGGAAATAGCTCATGCTGAGACATCTGAGCTTGCTGGTCTCTTGTCATCAAGATGCTCGGACGGGAACTTGGTGGAAGTTGATTTGAATGAGACACCCATTAGTCAGAACAAGAGGATCCTTTCGAGAATAGATACTCTCTCCAGAACAG TTCAATTGGGCAGGCGCTATTTTCCTCATTGCTCCCAGGTACTGGATAAGTTTATGGAGGATGACTTGCCCGACATAGTCTATCTCGAAAAGGGCACCTCAGATGAACAAAGAATGAAGCGCATGCGTTTCATGGAACTAAAAGATGAGGTGCATCGAGCATTCAGCAAGGACAAAGCTAAGCTGCACCGCTCTGGCTTTTGTTCGTCATCATCTTCATCACGTTATAAAGCCCGGAAACACTAA